The sequence CTTCGTGGTCCAGCTCATCAACCAGTGTCGCTTCCGCCAACCACAGTGCCGCATCTGGTGCCCAGGGATCGTCTTCTCCCAAAAGGCTGGTTACGGCGTCTCGCAGCAACTTGATCCCGGCCTCCGGGTTCTCGAACCAGGTATCCAGTCCTTTGAGGGCCACGAACCGCGCTGCCAGCGCGGGACGGACCTTGTCCCGATGATCCTCGAGCCTCTGCGAACACGTTGGCGCAACTAACAGCGCTCCTGTGTGGACCTCGTCCTTCAGTAGGGCTAACCATGTGAGGTATGCGGCCTCGATCTCACCGCTAACCAGGAGAGCATCCCCTTGGCGCTGTCGGATTAGTCGAGCAGGCAGACCCCAACCGCGGTGTTCGAGCTCCTCAGCCACCCGTCCATAGATCTGGGCGGCGGCTGCGCGATCAGACAAGCTATCGGCCCTTTTGAGATCCCCGGCAAGGCCCAGGGCCGCCACGGGGCCTCGAAGGAGCATGTCTGCGGTTATCTTGCGTGGGGAATCTGGGTCTTGCCGAAACGTCTCCGGCGAACCCACAACGCAGAAATGATCTCGCCAAGGCTTCCCGAAGAAATCATCAACGATGTCGGGCTGATTCTTTAGCAGCGTGGAAAGGCGTTCTTGATCGTAAAGCACTATCTCTAGGTCTGAGTACCTGTTCCTCAGCTCAGACAACGCCTCTTGCACTTCGGTCGAGCTCCCGGACGCAGCAACGCACAGGACAAACCTCCTTGGGGAAAATGGACGCTTCCCTTCAGCGAAATCGATAACTGCGCTCTTCAAGGCTCGATCTGTGAGCTTGCCAATGTTCCGAACCTGATACACGACAGATGTGCCGTTTGCAGTAGTGCCCCACAGGTCGATTCCGTGTTGACTCTGGCCGCTTGTACCATACAGCCGGGGATCTCTGATCCTATCAACGCGCTCGGCAACCCTGAGGCATAGACGCTCAAAGTTCTTCCACGTTAGCTGGTCGAACGGGAGGAGCTGTGCTCGTGTCGACACCGGTGGCGGCGGTGTAGGGTCGGGTTGTTCAAAGAGATATGGAGGCAGCGAGTCGTTCACTGAATCCACCTCCTGATACGGCCGTCATATGGGCGACATGCCTGTACGACTAAGAAGCACAATAGGCAGCCGACCTTTTCCAACCATGTTACGCTGTACGGTCAAGCTTACTATGGACGATTCCGGCGACGTAGGGACAAGCGAAAACCTACGAGAAACCCCGTTTTCGACGGGCAATCGCCCGTACCTGTGAGCAGAAAAGCGGATCGATATTCCGGGCCGCTACGTTTGGGCGTCTCATCACCGGCATCCTCTGCCCAACTTTACCCCGCCACACCCACTCGACGGCGCGGTCCGATTGGAGTCATACTGGCCGCACGCCTTGCAGCCAATGCGGGGCACTGGTGAGCCGCGGTGCGGTGGCACTGCGCTCCACGCCTAACACCGCGGGAAGCGCTCCCGTCTGGAGGTGCGGATGATCCCACGAGGAAAGCCGGATATCGGCTGGGCGGATCTGGCCGTCGCGGCGGCGCGGTGCCTGCGGCCGGGCGACCGCGCTGCGGCACAGCGGCGGGTCGAGGCGGCGTGGTCGCCGGAAGGTGAGGCACTGGCCTGCCTGTCGGTGCGCAGCGGGTTCGACCTGCTCCTCCAGGCGCTGGCGCTCCCGGCCGGGAGCGAGATCCTGGTGTCGGCCATCACGATCCGGGACATGACCCGGATCATCGAGCACCACGGTCTGGTGCCGGTGCCGGTAGATCTCGATATGGCGACGCTCTCGGTTCCGGTCGCGAACCTGGAGCGGGCGTGGACGCCGCGGACGCGTGCGATCCTGGTGGCCCACCTGTTCGGGAGCCGGATGCCGCTGGACGACATCGCCCGCTTCGCCCGGGAGCGCGGGCTGCTCCTGATCGAGGACTGCGCCCAGGCGTTCACCGGGCCGGACTACCGGGGGCACCCCGCGAGCGACGTCTGCCTCTTCAGCTTCGGCCCGATCAAGACGGCGACGGCGCTGGGCGGCGGGATCGTGACGGTGCGCGACGGGATGATTCGGGAGCGGATGCGCGCGATCCAGGCGGGGTACCCGGTGCAGAGCCGCCGGCGCTACCTGAAGCGGGTGCTCACCTTCGGCGTCTTCAAGCTGCTGGCCGCGCCGACCCCGTACCGGGCCTTCACCGCCGCGTGCCGCGCGCTGGGGCGGGAGCACGACGCTGTGATCAGCGGCGCCCTGCGCGGGTTCCCGGGCGCGGGGCTGATGGCCAAGATCCGGCAGCAGCCGTCCGCCCCGCTCCTGGCCCTGCTCGCCCGGCGGGTGACGCGGTTCGACCCGCGCCGGGTCGCGCGGCGGACGCAGGTGGCCCGCACGGCGATTGCCCTCATGCCCGGCGTGGACCGACCCGGCACCCGCGCCGCTGAGCACAGCTACTGGGTCTTCCCGATCCAGGCCGCGGACCCGGACGGTCTGGTGCGGCGACTCTGGCGCCACGGCTTCGACGCGACGCGCGGTGCCTCCAGCATGTCGGTCGTGGACCGGCCTCCGGATCGACCGGAGCTGGAGCCGCGGGAGGCACGGCGGGTCATGGACCAGGTGCTCTACCTCCCGGTGTACCCCGGCATCGCGGACCACGACCTCGCCCGGCTTGCACGCGCGGCTGCGGCGCCGCGCCCGGCGGAGGCCGCTCCGGTCGCCCACGAGACCGGCTAGGCGCAACTACCCCGCCGCAGGGTCTTCGTCTCAATGAAGGCGGC is a genomic window of Sphaerobacter thermophilus DSM 20745 containing:
- a CDS encoding DegT/DnrJ/EryC1/StrS family aminotransferase encodes the protein MIPRGKPDIGWADLAVAAARCLRPGDRAAAQRRVEAAWSPEGEALACLSVRSGFDLLLQALALPAGSEILVSAITIRDMTRIIEHHGLVPVPVDLDMATLSVPVANLERAWTPRTRAILVAHLFGSRMPLDDIARFARERGLLLIEDCAQAFTGPDYRGHPASDVCLFSFGPIKTATALGGGIVTVRDGMIRERMRAIQAGYPVQSRRRYLKRVLTFGVFKLLAAPTPYRAFTAACRALGREHDAVISGALRGFPGAGLMAKIRQQPSAPLLALLARRVTRFDPRRVARRTQVARTAIALMPGVDRPGTRAAEHSYWVFPIQAADPDGLVRRLWRHGFDATRGASSMSVVDRPPDRPELEPREARRVMDQVLYLPVYPGIADHDLARLARAAAAPRPAEAAPVAHETG